Part of the Sporomusa termitida genome, CCTGCTGGTGCTCGGCCGCCAGTGCGTGCTGCCGTCACTCCGCCAACTGGCCGGACAGCAGGGCATTGCCGTTCTCCAGGCCACACCGGCCATCGACTATCAGGCGGCTGTGCATGCGGCCCGCCAGGCCAGCCGGCGCCGCCCACGGGCCGCTACGGCACCGTCTGCTGTTACTGAGGCCTGGATCGGCTATACGGCTGATAACAGTGCGGCCCTGCTGGCCCGGGTGGCGGAGCAGTACGAACAGGGGCAGCTCCAGGGAATTGTGTACCTGGGCGGCTGCGGGCTTGTGGCCAATACCCAGGATGAGCAGCCGGTCAAACTGGCGGCCGCCCTCGTTGCCGCCGGTTATCTGGTGGTAACCGCCGGCTGTGCCGGCACGGCCCTGGCCAAAGCCGGCTTGTGCCGGCCTGACTGGCGCCACGGCGATTATCCGCTGCAGGCGGTGTTGCCGGCTTCTGTGCCGCCGGTGCTGCATCTCGGCTCCTGCCATGACGCGGGCGAACTGCTCGGCCTGGCGGCGGTGCTGCCGCCGCGCCTGCCGCTGGCTGCGGTTTTTCCGGAAATCAATCACAATAAAGTGCTGGCAACAGCCGTCGGTTTTGCCGCGGCCGGCATCCCGGCCTGGCTTGGTTACGATGCTATCCCCGGCAATGCCGCTCTGCCGGGAAGCAATATCCGGCCATTGCCGGCGGTGCCGGAGTTATTGCAGGCGCTGGCGGCAGCGGCCGGGAAATGATGAATACAGGGAAGGCCAAACCCGCCTGGCTGATCATCGGCCAGGGCGCCGCCGGGGCGGCGGCGGCCAATGAATTAAGGCGGCTGGACAGTGAGGCGGCGATTACGGTAATTGCCGGTGAACAGGCCGGTTTTTACAGCCGGATTGATCTGCCGGATATCATCAGCGGCAAACGCCGGCCTGAAGAGGCGGTACTGCAATCGCCGGCGCAGTTTCAGGCAGCAGGCATCCGGTGTCTTACCGGCGTGCAGGCCGTCACTATCCGGCCGGAGGACCACTACGTTGAGCTGGCCTCCGGCCAGCGGCTGCCCTATGACCGGCTGCTGTTAGCCACCGGGGCTCAGCCTGTGCTGCCCGGACTGCCGGGCATGACCGCAGCCGGTGTGTATACATTGTGGACGCTGGAACAGGCGGCGGCCATCGCGTTGGCTGCCGCCGGGGCCCGGGCGGCCGTGGTGATCGGGTCGGGTCTGATCGGCTTAAAAACAGCCCTGGCCCTCCGGCAGCGGGGCCTGCAGGTGACGGTTATTGAAAGAATGAACCGGGTCCTGCCGCAGCAGCTGGATGAAACCGGGGCGGCGCTCCTGGCAGCTGCTCTCAGGAACAGGGGGATTGAGGTATTGACCGGTGTGCAGGTGGCGGCGGTGGCAACAGGCGGCGGCAAGGTTGCCGGTATTCAAGCCGGTTCAAGGCTGGTGCCCTGTGAACTCGTGCTGTGCGCTGCCGGCGTAAGGGCCGATACGGCTCTGGCCCGGACGGCCGGGCTGGCAATCGGGGCCGGGATTGTGGTCAACGAATTTTTGCAGACCTCCCAGGCCGATATCTATGCCGCCGGCGACGCGGCCGAGGT contains:
- a CDS encoding NAD(P)/FAD-dependent oxidoreductase, which produces MMNTGKAKPAWLIIGQGAAGAAAANELRRLDSEAAITVIAGEQAGFYSRIDLPDIISGKRRPEEAVLQSPAQFQAAGIRCLTGVQAVTIRPEDHYVELASGQRLPYDRLLLATGAQPVLPGLPGMTAAGVYTLWTLEQAAAIALAAAGARAAVVIGSGLIGLKTALALRQRGLQVTVIERMNRVLPQQLDETGAALLAAALRNRGIEVLTGVQVAAVATGGGKVAGIQAGSRLVPCELVLCAAGVRADTALARTAGLAIGAGIVVNEFLQTSQADIYAAGDAAEVIAVLAQQRCLSAGWPAAVEQGIIAARNLSGRSTEAYGGYLAKNSVEIAGVPLVSAGNVQGGDGAEVLIRRTGHGYKRLVIKNNRLRGFLLMGDIRQAGVLAGVMARTDAGGYGDAAGAAGSYVDLLAF